The genomic segment CCGGGAACTGCGCGCCCTGGAGCTGACCCCGTTTTCCGCCGTGCGCGTGGTCATCCTGGGGCAGGACCCGTACCACGGCCCCGGCCAGGCCCACGGACTGGCCTTCTCGGTGCCCGCAGGGGTCAAGCCCCCGCCCTCGCTGCGCAATATCTTCAAGGAGCTGGGCGCGCCGCCGGACATGAGCCCGGACCTGACGCCCTGGGCCGGGCAGGGCGTTTTGCTGCTCAACGCGGTGCTGACGGTGGACGCCGGGCGGGCCGGGTCCCACGCCGGGCTGGGCTGGCAGGCGCTGACCGACGCCGTGGTCCGGGCCCTGGCCCAGGGCCGCGAGGGGCTGGTCTTCCTGCTGTGGGGCGCCCAGGCCCGGGCCAAGGCCGCCCTGGTGGACCCTGCGCGGCACCTGGTCCTGGAGGCGGCCCATCCGTCGCCCTTGTCGGCCCATCGCGGCTTTCTGGGCTGCGGCCATTTCACCCGGGCCAACCAGTGGCTCGCCGCGCGCGGGCAGGCGCCCGTGCGCTGGATCACCCCGTCGTAGGGAGCGTCGCCCCGTGTCCGGTTTCACCATCCGCCGCGTCCGCCCGCAGGACCTGGACGCCTGCCACGCCCTGGAAGCCTGCTGCTTCCCGCCCGCCGAGGCCGCCTCGCGGGAGAGCATCGCCACGCGCATCGCGCGCTTTCCCGAGGCCTTCCTGGTGGCCGAGGCGGGCGGGGCCGTGGTCGGCCACGTCAACTGCGGCGCCACGCGCAAGGACGACATCACCGACGAGGCCTTCAAGGCCCTGGTGGGCCACGACCCCGCCGGGCCCAACCTGGTGGTCTTTTCCCTGGCCACGGCCCCGGACTGGCGCGGGCGCGGCGTGGCGGCGGCGCTCATGGCGCGGCTGGTGGCCGAGGCCCGGGCCCGGGGGCGGGGCAGGGTGCTGCTGCTTTGCAAGGAGCACTTGAAGGATTTCTACCGTGGCCTGGGCTTTGCCGACGGCGGGCCCTCGGCCTCGGCCCACGGCGGGGCCGCCTGGCGCGAGATGCGCCTGGACCTGGGCTGAGCGGCGCGGGGCGGGGCCTGCCGGGCGCTGGCGCGCGCATCAGCGCCCGGCCCGCGCCGGGAGTCAGCGGCGCCTGCCTGCCCGGGAACCAGCCCGGCCTTGTTGGCGTGCAGCGCGCCGCGCCCGGTTTCGCCCCTGATGATGGCGGGGGGGCACCCCGCCTTTTTGGGGCGCGCAACGCGAAGCGCCCCGGAACCTTGCGGTTCCGGGGCGCTTTTCCGTTGTCGGCCGGGGTCCGGGTCGTGCCCGGCCCGTGGGCGCGGGGGCTACTCGGTGTGGCCCACGCGGTCGGCGACGTTGTTCTTGATCCAGCTGGGGTCCCACCACTCGATGGGGTTCACGGCCACGCCGGAGACGTAGACGCCGTAGTGCAGGTGGTCGCCGCCCGCAAGGCCGGTGGCGCCGGTGCGCCCGATGATCTGGCCCCGGGCCACGGTGGCCCCGGGCTCCACGTCGATCTGCGACAGGTGGGAGTAGATGGTCATCAGCCCCAGGCCGTGGTCGATCATGATGTTCTCGCCGTAGATGCCGTGGAAGCCCGTGCGCACCACCACGCCCGCGTTGGCCGCAGGCACCGGGGCGGCCTGGAGCGAGGCCAGGTCCACGCCCAGGTGGGTCTGGTTGTCCACCGTCTCGCCCTTGTAGCGGTAGGTGCGGGCGTCGGCGAACCCGGCCCGGGGGGCGGAGTTGGGCAGGCGCAGGAACTCGCCGCGCCACAGGGGCTCGGAGACGCTGGTCTGGCCCAGCTCCAGGATGGCCGCGTCGTCGCGCGCGCGCATCTCGGTGTTGACCTTGAGGTAGATCTCCAGGGGCGTGCTGGCCTCGGGGTAGTCGGCCTCGTACTGGGGCATCTTGGCGTCCAGGAAGCTGTCGGGAATCTCCAGTACGTCGGCGCGGAAGGTGCGGTCGTTGACGTGGAAGGGGAAGGTCTGCTCGCGGCGGTTGCCGGCCAGGTCCTCGGCTTCCAGGCGCGGGGAGAACTCGGCGGGGGTCATGTTGTAGGGAAAGGCGAACAGGCAGGCGTAGTTGCCGCCGGGCAGGCGGTAGCCGGGGAAGAAATGCGGCCCCACGCGCACGCCGCTGCGCCGCACGTCCTCGTTGAGCGTGTAGGAAATGCAGCCCACGCCGCCCCGGGTCAGGTTGTGCTGCCCGGAGAGCACGGACACGTGCGGGGCCCGGGTGTCCATGGTCATGGAGAAGACCGTCTCGCCCGCGTTGCCCTTGCCCAGGTTGCGGATGGAGCCGTCCACCGCCGAGGCCACGATCTCGATGGGCCCTTCGGGAGCCTTGGTTTCGCCCAGGGTGAAGGTCAGGCTGGCGGAGGGCAGCTTGTCGAAGTCCTGCGAGGCGAGCACGGTGGAGCCCGAGGCCGTGCGCAGGGAGACGATGACCGCGCGCACGCCCGAGGGATCGGCGGCCTCCAGGGTGAACTCGGTGGCCTTGCCCACGGGGCCCGAGGCGGGGGTCAGGGTCAGGGCGGGGGGCTGGCCGTCGGACAGGAACAGCAGGGCGGCCCCGGCTGCCGCAGCGGCCAACAGGGCGACAAAAACGAAAGTGAGCATCTTCTGCATGGTCGGTCTGGTCCTCGGGATGGTGATTGGGTGTCGGGGGCGCGGCCCGGTGCGCTACCGGCGGCGTCCGTGGTTTGCTGGGGGTGCAGCGTACCCGTTTCGCGCCCGCATGCCAAGGGGCGCTTGTGCGCCGTGGGTGCGTGGCTGGCCGCCGCGTCCGGAGCAGGGGCGGACCGTGCGCGCCCGCCGCCTCCGGACGCACCGACGCAGGGGAGAAGGAGAATCATCGTCAAGCGTTCTGTGGGAACATTTTGATATTGCAGCGCTGCTGGTGATACGTATTTTTGCGTCAGTGCTACCATTCGGCATAACAATGCATCAAACATGTAAACCATTGGGAATATGCTCAAATCCTGGCTGAAAATTCTGGTTTTCGGTTGACGCCCTCCGGAAATTGTGGTGAAAATTCCTGCAAATTTCAGTTGACGAATGCAGTGATTCATAAACCCTCAACCAGGTTGGAAGGAAGGTTTGCCATATTGGCGGGCACGTGCCCACCGATTGTTTGGTAACTATGGAGGTGTCTTATGAAATGTTCTATTGGAAGCGGTAAGAATGATGTGATGAAGTCTCTGGAAGAGAAAGGGATCTCCCGCCGTGACTTCATGAAATTCTGCGCCGCTGTGTCCGCCGCCATGGCCGCGGATGCGACGTTCACCCCTGCCAAGGTCGCCGAGGCCCTGACCTCCGGCAGCCGTCCCCCGGTCGTGTGGCTGCACTTCGCCGAGTGCACCGGTTGCACCGAGTCCGTGCTGCGCACCACCGAGCCCGACATGGCCACCGTGCTGTTCGACGTGATCTCGCTGGACTACCACGAGACCCTCATGCAGTGCGCCGGTGAGGCCATCGAGAAAGCCCTGCACGACACCATCCACCACAACGAGGGCAAGTTCGTTCTGGTCCTGGAAGGTGGCATTCCCACCGCCGAGGGCGGTATCCACGGCAAGGTCGGCGGCAAGACCATGCTCTCCATCCTTGAGGAAGTGTACCCCAAGGCCGCCGCGACCATCTGCATCGGCACCTGCGCCGCTTACGGCGGCGTGCAGAAGGCCGCCCCGAACCCCACCGCGGCCAAGGGCTGCTCCGAGGCTCTCGGCGGCGCCACCATGGTCCAGGTTCCCGGCTGCCCGCCCAACCCCATCAGCTTCATCGGCACCGTGGTCTACTTCCTGACCAAGGGCATGCCCGAGCTGGACGACCTGGGCCGCCCGACCCTGTTCTACGGCGAGACCGTGCACGACAACTGCCCGCGCCTGCCGCACTTCGACGCCGGCGAGTTCGCGCCGTCCTTCGACTCCGAAGAGGCCAGAAAGGGCTACTGCCTGTACGACCTGGGCTGCAAGGGCCCGGACACCTACAACAACTGCCCCAAGGTGCTCTTCAACCAGGTCAGCTTCCCGATCCAGGCGGGCCACCCCTGCATCGGTTGCTCCGAGCCTGACTTCTGGGATGAGATGAGCCCGTTCTACGAGCCCCTGTAAGGCTCGGCGGCTTCATTTTATCGCCTGAACAACAAGCAAGAACAAGAGCAACCTTTTAGGAGGAAATCATGGCTGGTTGTAAAACGAGTAAAATGCCGGTGACTCCCGTCGGCAATTATAACGGCAAGGTCGTCATCGACCCGGTGAACCGCCTTGAGGGCCACCTGCGCATCGAGGTCGAGGTCGAGAACGGTCGCGTCAAGAACGCCTGGTCCAGCTCGCAGCTGTTCCGCGGCCTGGAGATCATCCTCCAGGGCCGTGACCCGCGCGACGCCAAGCACTTCACCCAGCGCGCCTGCGGCGTGTGCACGCACACCCACGCCCTGGCCTCCACCCGCTGCGTGGACAACGCCGTGGGCGTCCAGAAGGACATCCCCGAGACCGGCCTGGTGCTGCGCAACCTGCTGCTGGGCGCGCAGTTCCTGCACGACCACATCGTGCACTTCTATCACCTGCACGCCCTGGACTGGGTTGACGTTGTCAGCGCCCTGTCGGCCAGCCCCAAGAAGGCCGCCGAGATCGCCAACACCGCCGGTCTGGGCCACCG from the Desulfocurvus vexinensis DSM 17965 genome contains:
- a CDS encoding uracil-DNA glycosylase, encoding MSRSDPLRRWRRHVPELAGGLAEELLARVDALRARGEVCPPRGRELRALELTPFSAVRVVILGQDPYHGPGQAHGLAFSVPAGVKPPPSLRNIFKELGAPPDMSPDLTPWAGQGVLLLNAVLTVDAGRAGSHAGLGWQALTDAVVRALAQGREGLVFLLWGAQARAKAALVDPARHLVLEAAHPSPLSAHRGFLGCGHFTRANQWLAARGQAPVRWITPS
- a CDS encoding GNAT family N-acetyltransferase → MSGFTIRRVRPQDLDACHALEACCFPPAEAASRESIATRIARFPEAFLVAEAGGAVVGHVNCGATRKDDITDEAFKALVGHDPAGPNLVVFSLATAPDWRGRGVAAALMARLVAEARARGRGRVLLLCKEHLKDFYRGLGFADGGPSASAHGGAAWREMRLDLG
- a CDS encoding M23 family metallopeptidase; translated protein: MQKMLTFVFVALLAAAAAGAALLFLSDGQPPALTLTPASGPVGKATEFTLEAADPSGVRAVIVSLRTASGSTVLASQDFDKLPSASLTFTLGETKAPEGPIEIVASAVDGSIRNLGKGNAGETVFSMTMDTRAPHVSVLSGQHNLTRGGVGCISYTLNEDVRRSGVRVGPHFFPGYRLPGGNYACLFAFPYNMTPAEFSPRLEAEDLAGNRREQTFPFHVNDRTFRADVLEIPDSFLDAKMPQYEADYPEASTPLEIYLKVNTEMRARDDAAILELGQTSVSEPLWRGEFLRLPNSAPRAGFADARTYRYKGETVDNQTHLGVDLASLQAAPVPAANAGVVVRTGFHGIYGENIMIDHGLGLMTIYSHLSQIDVEPGATVARGQIIGRTGATGLAGGDHLHYGVYVSGVAVNPIEWWDPSWIKNNVADRVGHTE
- a CDS encoding hydrogenase small subunit, coding for MKCSIGSGKNDVMKSLEEKGISRRDFMKFCAAVSAAMAADATFTPAKVAEALTSGSRPPVVWLHFAECTGCTESVLRTTEPDMATVLFDVISLDYHETLMQCAGEAIEKALHDTIHHNEGKFVLVLEGGIPTAEGGIHGKVGGKTMLSILEEVYPKAAATICIGTCAAYGGVQKAAPNPTAAKGCSEALGGATMVQVPGCPPNPISFIGTVVYFLTKGMPELDDLGRPTLFYGETVHDNCPRLPHFDAGEFAPSFDSEEARKGYCLYDLGCKGPDTYNNCPKVLFNQVSFPIQAGHPCIGCSEPDFWDEMSPFYEPL